Genomic window (Microthrixaceae bacterium):
GGAGGAGCATCCTGAGTGGGGAACTCCGGGAAGTTCCGCCGCGGATGCTCTCGATTACACGCGCGGGCGTGTCAACGCGCTGCTCGGGGCGACGAACGGCACCTACGACCACGCCGTCCGGCTGGCCCGGTGGCGCAACCATGCCGTCAAGTGCTTCCTGGATGACCCCGACGATCCTGACGCGTTCACGGTTGATGCCATGCCTGCGCTGCGCCGCGATGGGCGGCTCCTTATTCCGGAAGCACTCTCGGAAGACTGGGTCGCTTGCGACCCAGAGTTCCTGATCGCCGAAGTGGCGGATCGGCACGCGCAGTGGAACAAGTTCGCCGGCACTGTTCGGATGCTCAAGTGGTGGGCCGCCGAGCAAGACACCAAGATCAAGTCTCTCGTCATGGAGGTCCTCGCGCTCGACTTCCTGCCGACGGACGTCAACCAGCCCGCTGCGATCAAGCAGTTCTTCGTCAGTGCCTGCTACCACATCGAGGGCGGGAACGAAGTCGCCGATCCCGCTGGACTCTGCGGACCGATTCAGCCCGACATCGACTACGACGCGTTCGCCGACGCCCTACGGTCCGCCCGAGACAACGCCATCAAGGCGTTCCAGGCGCAGGCGAACAACGACACTGCGGCTGCGATCAAGCACTGGGGTGAGGTCTTTGGGGACGATTTCCCGAAGCCTCCTGCCTCCACCGGCAACCCGGCGCCCGCGGTCGTGCCCGCTTCGCCCCGTCCTGTGAAGGACACTCCGCAAGGATGACCCGCGCAACAGGTCCAGATCGCGGCACGGGCACTACGCCGCTTAACCCCGTCCTCTGGACTGAGCGCGAACCCGCGCGACTGGCGCGCGATCAGAGTGAGGTCCAGGCGTTCGCCCCATTGCTCGAGTACCAGACCCCCGCAGACGACGGCTTGCCGCACGGCGGATGGATGGGTGTCCTCCCCCGCTGGCCTTTCGAGCGGCCGAGGCCCGAAGCTCTCGATGAGTTGCTCGGGGACCGGGAACTGCAGGTGCTCGTCGTCTACTCCGCAGCGCATCCGATGGTTCCGCCGACCATCTACTCCCTCGATCCGGAGCCGTCGGTCTGGGAACAGACACAGTCCGCATGGCACGTAGCCCCAGGAGGATCGCTCTGTCTGCTCCAGAGCGATGGAGGCTGGCAGCCCGAGGCCAGCCTCACCGAGCTTCTGGCGAAGGCATCGGGGTGGCGGATCGAGTACGCCCTCATGAAGGCTGGGGTCATCGATGAGATGTCGGTCAATGGCATCGTCTCTGACCCCTCGCACGACCACCTGATTGACCGAGCGATTCAGCGAGTAGCTGAAACACCGGGCCCGGACGAGGTTGGAGGCGCGGATGTCTCCCCGTAATCCCTACATCGTGATGCCCCGAGACGCGGTCACCAAGATCGCAGGCTCCGACCTCTCGCGCGGATCACTGGTGCTCCGCCGCGTTCCCGCAGACGATATGTACGTCGTCCAGACCGTGGAAACCGGCAAAGACATCCGCCTTCCAGCCGAAGTCCCACGCGAATACGCCGCGCTTCGTTCAGGCGACCCCCACCATGCAGCTCAGTGGATCAGGGTGGCCACTAACGACGCCCATCTTCACCATCTCTTCTTGTCCAGACGCCCCGATATCTCCATAGGGTTCAAAGAATTCAGGGAGCTGGTGCCAGGCGTCTCCGACCCCGGCAACAACCTTGGCGTGGTCGTCACTCACGACCCCGACCTTCCACCAGAGCTGATGGAGGCCGGGGCTCCGGAGTTTGCGGGATGGGCTGTCCGACGCGACGGTGTGGAACCGCTCCCTATCGAGATCGAGCCAGAAGTTCTTGGCCTGGCACAGTTGACCGGCAAGTGGCCGATCGAGCAGCTCGCCGCCAACAGCATCCTGGTCGTGGGCTGCGGCAGCATCGGCAGCGCCGCAGCAGAGGCGCTCGCAGGATACGGAGTCGGACGTGTGGAACTTGTCGACCCGGACCGATTCCTCTGGCACAACATGCTCCGCCACACTCTCGGACCCGAAAGCGTCGGGCGATTCAAGGTAGCGGCGATGAAGGACCACCTCGCCCAGCACTGGCCGCAGCAGACAGTGGTGGCTCACAGACGTGACGTGGTTGCCGAGGCGCACTACATCCGGCCCATCGTCGACCGAGTCGATCTCGTGCTCTGTGCCGCAGACGGTATTGCTCCCAGGCGTGTCGTCAGCCACCTCTCCAGGCGCGCACGGAAGCCGGCGATCTTGGCGTGCGTGCTCGACAATGGCTCGATCGGAGAAGTCATCAGGCTGCGACCAACACCCCGGTTCGGCTGTCTCCTCTGTCTACGGCAGCAGCTTGCAGATCAAGGAGCGATGGACGCTGAGGCGGATCAAGAGTTGGATTACGGCACCGGGCGCGTCCACCAGCCGATGACGGCTGTGCCGCCCGATCTCCGATACGTCGGCACGTTCGCCGCAAAAGTAGCGATCGCGACACTGCTGGAATCACTTCACGGCGACCACACCCAGCAGGTTCCCGGCGAACACGCCATCATCGGTCTCCGACCAGCAGGTGACCTCGCAGACCCTTTCGACCTCAGCCACGCCGGCGATGTTCGCTGGTCGTCCATCCCCAGACCTCGCGCATCGTGCCCGACCTGCTCGCCAGCATGACAACTTGGAGAGAGGCACCTCCGGTGACGATCACTGACGTCGCACTCAGCGCAATCGCGCGCGAGGCGTTGCGGTCCGCCGATGGACTCGAAACTGGCGGCATCCTGCTCGGGGACGATGCGACTGATGGGATCGTCGTCCGACACGCGGGCGGACCTGGACCCAACGCCACCCGCGGCGAACGCACCTTCATGCGCGACCTCGACCATGCCCGGCGTCTCGCGGACTTCGCGTGGTCGGAGGACCGTAGCCAGTGGATAGGCGAATGGCACACCCACCCGACCGGAGGGCTTTCCCCGAGCGAGGTCGATCTCCACTCCTACATGCGCCATCTGCACGACCCTGAACTGGGGTTCGACAAGTTCGTCGCGATCATCGCTGGATTCGATTCATCGGCACGTGTGGTCGCTGCAACTTGGCTCGTAGAACGGGACTGCATCGTGGCAGTGGTACCCGAGAGGCTTCATACGGCGCCTGCCGTGAACAGCGCGCACGCCAGTGATGCGGCGAGGCACGCCGCCTCCGTAGCTGAAGAACACAAGGAGACGCCATGACATCCGATTCCGCCACCCCAGACCCAGCAGACCCCGTCTTCATCTCGTACCGCCAGAAAGACGGTACTGGTGTTGCTACGGAGCTCGCCTGGCTCCTCCGTACCGCCGGCATCCCTGTCTGGCGGGACCGAGACGATCTGCCGCCAGGCGACACCGAGGCCCGCCTCAAGCAAGCGATAGAGGCCGGCATCTCCGGCGGCGTTCTCGTGACGACACCGGACGTGGTGAACAGCAGAGTCGTGAAGACGCTGGAAGCACCTCAACTCCTTGAGCTACACCGCGACCACGACGTGTTTGCACTCGGCATCATCAATTCGGTGAAAACAGAAGACGACGGAACAGACTACGACGCTCCTGACCGGCTCCTAGAGATTCGTCCCGGCACCTTGAGCGGTGTAGACCAGCAATCCGCCGAGCGCGATGGTCTGCTGGCATTGATCCGCGGTTTGGTCTGGCATCGGATCGCGTCTCTTCGCAAACGAATCGAGGCAACCGACCAGACGTTCCACCTGAGCCTCCAGACCAGGAACACGCCACAGGTCTATGACCGAACCGGTGACGAACTGGACATCCGGCTCAGGCCCTCCGATCACGAACGGCTTCCGAGCGCCGATGGGCTCCGAGACCTCAAGGACACCATCGGTCTCCTCCCCGATGCCGTGACCCGTTCCGGCGCACATCGCCTACGTGTTGCTGGAGGGGCTCATCTCTCCGTTGCCTTCGCAGTCGGGGCAGCCTTGCCTTCGTCGCGAATCGGACACATGGACGTGATCGACCAACAGGGCGCCACCTGGGCGAGCGATGGCGAAGCACGGTTCGTCACGCAACCGCAAGTGCAAATCGCAGCTCAAGGCGGCGATCCATCTGCAATCACGACCGGCCGCCCCTCCGTAGCCGTGTATGTCGATCTCCTGCCCCAACGCAGCGACACCGCCTTCACCCGCTATATCGAAGACCATAGGCCCTTTCTCTCGGCCTGGCGTCATCTCACAAGTGCGAGCGGCACGCTCCTCGACCCCGCTGATGCAGGCTTGATCGCCGCCGATGTCGCCGCGCACATCCGTGCCCTGTCGAACGACAACTCCAACGCCGAGGTGCACCTCCTGCTGCGGTGCCCGTTCCCACTTGCGCTTCTCATCGGGCGATTGACCAACACCCTGCGCGTCGTAGTCCATGAATGGGACGACTCCGACCCCATCGACGGCGAAGACTACCGCGCAAGGTACGTGCCCACCTTGCGTGTACGCACATCTGCAAGCTCAGGCGTCATCGAAGACGTGCTCCTCCCGGACGCGTCATGACTGCGCCAGCCGACTTTGCGGTCGTCCGTAACACCAAGTTGACCGCCACTCTCGCGTGGAGGATTCGCTCGACGTTGAGACAACGGCGCTCCGAAGGACGCGGGCGTCTATGAGCTTCTCGCGCGACCCGGGCTTGCCCTACTCGGCATTCACTCAAGCGTGCCGCGCCTTCAAACCCAGCGAGCTGATCCCGGCGATCGCGCAGGCCTCGGCAGCGCTTGGCGAACCGCCGTATCCAGATGCTGTGAAACATCGGATGCCGCCGTGGGGATTGGCTGCGGCCGCGCGAGATTCGCTTCTCTACGGCAATGAGTATCGCTCGAAGCCCGTAGACGAGAAGGCGCTGCAGAAGCTGATGCACAAGTTTCAGATCGCGATGGACATCGACGATGCCGATGTGGGGTCCGCGGACTTCCTCGTCAGACTGATGACTCGGGTCACGTACGAGCAGTTCCCCTACCAGGAGTCGATGTTCGAGGAACTTGCTCGCTCCCACGCCTGGATGGTCGAGGGCCTGCCCGACGTCGAGACCCGAGTGATCACGGAGGACTCGCTGGCGACCATGCTCGACGGAGTTCCGTTCCGCGAGGCAATCGGCGCGACGTTCTTCCTCCAAGTGGGTGCCTTCCAGAACGGTGGAGCATACAAGCCCGGCTGGCTGGATCAGCCAAACTTCACTGAAGTGCTGAAGCTCTATCCGCGGACGAACATAGAGAAGATCGCCTCTCGACTCACCACGACACCCGCAGCGTTTCGGACTGCTTTCAACGACCACTCGGTCGGAACAGCCACAGCGGCCCGATTCGATTACAACCCGTTGATGGCGACGCCGTTCGTGGACATGGGCGACGGGGAGCCGGTCGCTCCAGCGACGCGTCTGATCATGCGGACGGTCACGCCAGGAGGCTTGTACTACGCCGGGATGACCCAGCATGGCAAGGCTTTCGCGGATGACCTCGGAGGCCTGTTCGAGCACTACATTGGTCGACAACTCAGACTGATCGAGGACGCGGAGGTCGAACCCGAGATTGTCTTCGGCAAGGGTGGCGGTCACAAAAGCGTTGACTGGTTTGTGATCCTGCCCAATCTGGTCATCTTGGTTGAGGTCAAGTCTCGCCGCCTCGGCCCGGCAGCACGGGCCGGCGATGCGACGCTGATGAACTCGCTCAGCGAGACCCTGGGCGGCGCACGGAAGCAGTTGACCCGGACTGTCAGCCATCTTGCTGACAGTCACCCGGCGTTCACGCACATCCCAACGGACCGCCCCATGTTGGGGTTGATCGTCACGGCGGAGCCGTTCTATACCGGGGCCGCGTACCTTCTCGACCATGACGTTGCGACTATCCCTGGCGGGAGGCTCCCAGATGTTCCTGTAACCGCGGCGAGCGCGCGTGAAGTCGAGTGGCTCGTGACACACGGCAAAGACCTTGAGCCGCTGCTCCTCGCAGAGATGGCGAAGAGTGCAGGAGGTGTCGTCAGCCTGCGTGACATCGGCAAGAAGACTGATACCGAGAATCCGATTCTGTTGAACGCTTGGAATGCGTATCCTTGGCCGACCGGCAAAGGACATGGCGGTGGACAATCATCAGCGACGCCGACCGGCAATGGCTGACCCTCACAGTCAGATCAAGTCGATTGCAAGCTGCGGAAATGCCGAAATCGCACCACGCTTACAACGAGCGCTCGACGTCCTCGCGTCCCGGTGAATGCTGCGGTACATCGCTCGCTTGGATGATGAAGCCACGTGCTCGATCGAAAGCAGTTCGTGCACGGGCGGCGTCAATGCTCTGCGCCGTGGACTGCGGCGGCGGTCCCAGCGGTCGGTCATCCGTGACGCCGTATCTGTCGCGGTAGGCCGCGACGGTGCGCCCGTAACGTCGCCACGCAGCGGCTTGGCGCTGATCGCGGGGTGGCTCGCCAAGATGCTGCACCCACGCTTCGCCGGTCTCGCGTGCGGTGTCGAGCACGGCATCAGCGCGAGCTTCGATCATCTCGCGCCGCTCATCGAGGGCCTGCCGCATATCGTCGGTCATCGGGCCGTCCGCAGCCGGGATCAGTCCGGCGATCAGCCGCGGCGTCTTGCGAGCACGACCCGAGCCCGCCGGGCGGGCGGTGGCGCGCGCAACGCGGTAGTGCAGGACGGAGGCGATGTCGTCGGCATCGGTGAGCCCGCGCGCGGCCACCAGGCGCGGAAGCAGGGTGTCGAGGTTGTGGTGGTTGGCCTCGGCGCGGCGCAGCTGGGCGGTGAGTGCCCCGAACGCCTCGGACTCGATCGCGGTGTCGGCTTGTTCGGGGGTCAGACCAGAGGCACGGATGAGGGTGGCCCAGCGGTCTCGTTGGGCTGCGGCGGCAATGGTCTCGTACTCGGCGGCGAGCTGAGCGATCGAACCCCACTGCTCCTGTTCGGTGGTGATGGTCTCGTGCGCGGACAGCTCCGCGCCGACGTGCTGCAGCACACCGAACATCACGGATCGGCCGGTGGCGTCGGGGGTGTCGCCCGGATGCGGGTGGGCGTGCTCGTCGGCCCGGTCGAGGATCACGTAGGCGTGGTTGGCCTGCTTGCCGCGGGTCATCGCGACGTAGAAGTTCTCCCTCGTCGTGGTCGGCTCCACCAGCACATGCGCGGTATCGACAGTGACGCCTTGCGCCCTGTGCGCCGTGACCGCATAACCCAGATCGACGTGATCGGCCACATAGGCGGCGGGCAGGTCGATGGAGCCGCCGAACCTGCGGCCGGTCTTGCGGATGGTGATCGAGCCGTCGTCGCGGATGCCGGTGATGGTCCAGGTGTCGCCGTTGCGCACCCAGTCCTTGCCGTTGCGTAGGCGGCGGTCGTTGCGGCGGGTGATGATCGTGTCCCCAGCCCCCGCCGTGGTCCCGTCGTTCAGCTCGACCTCCCGACCCGGCTTCAACGCGCCGTCGAGAATCAGATCGGCACGAGCGCGCTGGTTGAGGGCGGTCACGTGGTCGCGGGTCTCGGCGACCAGCACCGACGTCAAACCCCGCTCCCGGTCCGCGCGCCACGCGGTGTAGGCGGCGTCGGTCATCGCCTCGGCCTCACCGTCATGGATGCGGTCGTGGGCGAGGTAGGTGTCGATCACCTGCGTGCGACCGTGCCGCAGGGCGAGGGAGGCGGTCTTCTCCCACTCGTGGATGAACCGGTGCACGTCGACCAGCTCGGGCGCATCATCCCGGTCACCGACGAGGAGCCCGAAGGCGCCGCCGGCATCCACCGACTGGAGCTGGGCGTAGTCGCCGATTAGCAGCACCTTCGCCCCGGCGCGTTCGGCGAGGTGGGTGATGCGGTCCAACGAGAGGGTTCCGGCGAGGGAGGCTTCATCGATGATGATGAGCTGACCGGCCTCGAAGTCGGTGCCGTGGACGAGGTGGTTCTGCCACCACTTCGCTGTGTTCTCCGTCGCAATCCCCAGGTCGTCAGCGAGAACCTGCGCGGCCACGGCGGACGGTGCCAGCCCGACCACGGACCCGGTGCCGTGTTCCTTCTCCCACGCACGCCGCAACGCATTCATCGCCGTCGTCTTCCCGGCGCCCGCCGGTCCCACCAGCACATCGAGCATCCGGCCAGAGACCGCGATCTTCATGAGCGCGTCGGCCTGATCCTCCCCAAGCATCCGCCCCTCATTATCAGGACGGCCGGTGATCCTCTCCACCGTGTCGACCGGGACGGTGGGTGCGGTCATGGTGCGAGAGCGGTCGAGTAGCAGGTCCTCGGCTGCGAGCAGCAGTTCGGAGGAGAACACGGTGGAGTGCTTGGGCCGGAACACGCTGGTGCCGTCCATCCGCCGAAACGCGGCCGGGCTGGTGGCGAGGTCGGGCGGCGTCAGCCGCAGCGATGCTTGTTCGGCGGCGTCGGCGATCATCGCCACGACGGCTTCGCGGTCTTGCATGGTGGCGAAGCGCCAGCCCATCGTCTGCCGAGACGCCTCAGCCATAAGGTTCCACCGCCGCCAGGTGGACCGCTTCTGACCCACCACCTCGACCACCGACTGCCCGAGTTCCCCGATGGCGTCCAGGGGCACGTCATCGGCGCGGAGCAGCAGCGGCTTGTCGTTGCCGGTGATCGTGCGCGCCCAGCCGGTGGCGTCGTGGCCGAGCACCCCGGTGGCGCGGGTGCGCCACTCGGCGGTGAGGTCGGCCAGCGACCGCACCTGCTTCTCCGGGCGTGTGGCGAGGGTGGCTTGGGCGCGGAGCCTGATGATCGTGGCTGTGGAGGGTTGGCGGCCGTGTCGGGCGACGTACTCGGCGATCAGCCGGTCCTTCTCGGCGTCGATGTGCCGGGCGCGGGTGGAGAACTCCTGGACCAGCTCCTCCGGGACGGTGCTGATCGCCCATGCCGGGTTGCGGTCACGGCCCATGTCCCTTGCTTCCCACTCGACGCCGAAGGTGCGGGTCATGTGGTCGGCGAACACCGCCTCGTGCAACTCCGACAGCGCGACCACGGCGGCGTGCATCGGCCGCCCATCCAGGGATCGCCACTTGCCGTCGAGGACAGTCTGGACCTTGTTGGAGATGACGACGTGCGTGTGCAGGTGGGGGTCGCCGGCGCGGGAGTCGAAGTGATCGAACGCCGTCGCCACCAACCCGGTGACATCGACCTGCGCAACCGCACCGTCACCGGCGGTTGCACCAGACCGCGTGGCGGCAACCTCACGCTCCATGAACGCAACCACCTCTGCGACCGCCGCATGATGCGCCTGACCGATGAGCGCCTGCGTACCGGCGTCGGCGACCGCCCACAACGCCGAGGCGGACTTCGGGACCGAGAAGGTGAAGTCGAACCCGGCCACAGCCCGCCGTCTGCCGCGTTCGGTCTCCTCGGCCTCGATCTGCGCGACCGCCTCGCCCTTCGCTCCGGGACTCAGCTCGGGGTCGAGGTCGGCGATCCGGGCCTCGATCCGCTCCGGCACCGACTTGTAGGCCGGGAACGCATGCCCGAGCGGGTCGCCGGTCATCGGATCACGGCCCATGCCCATCAAGAGCTGGAGCTGAGCCTCCGACACCCGATCACCCACCGCGAGCTGACCCTTGCCGAGCGAGGCGACGCCAGAGCCGAGCCATTGGCCCGGTGGTGTTCCCGCCTCCACGTAGTACCTGGTCAGCGGTGTTGAAAGAGTGCGGTCGCCGTCTGCGGCCGCGACGGTGCGCAGCAGGTACTTGTAGCCATCGCCCGCCGACATCACGCGCATCGAGACCGTCACCACGCCACCGCCTTCCGACGATCAGGTGAGCGGGCGTTGACCGCGCGAACGCCCTGTCAACTTTGGTTGACAAACCTTGACCTGCAAGACGCGTGTGGGCTCAGAAGGAGTTCGGAGCAAGGGCCTGGGGACGAGGCGTCGGTGACGGTGCCAACGGGTTCTGGGCGAGGTGGCTCCGGTCGGCGTGGACGGTCATCGGATGCGTGTCGGAGTCGTGCACCTGACAGGTGACCAGCTCGGCATCAGATCTCGACGAGGCACCGGATGTCGGGGACGACCGTCAGCCGGAGCGCTCTTTATGCACGAACCCAACGACAGCAGCGATTCGCCACTCAGGATCGGGTCGCTGTTCAGCGGCTACGGCGGCCTCGACCTCGCCGTCGAGCACGTCTTCAACGCCAGAACGGTGTGGTTCTCCGAACTCAACGAGCCCGTCGCCCGAGTCTTCGCCAAGCACTGGCCCGACGCGCCGAACCTGGGCGACATCACCACCATCGACTGGCGCCAGGTCGAGCCAGTGGACATTCTCATCGGCGGGTTTCCTTGCCAGGATGTGTCCACGGTTGGCAAGCGCGCTGGCCTCGCGCCCGGCACGCGCTCGGGACTCTGGGCACACATGGCCGAAGCGATCGACGCGCTCCAACCCGAATGGGTCGTCATCGAGAACGTCCGCGGGCTGCTGTCCTCACCCGCCACGAGGCCACCCGTAGAAGGAGACGATCATGAACAACGCAACCCCGGTGACGCAACCCCCGACGGCGCAACCCTTCGCGGCCTGGAACCCGACCCGTGGCGTCTGGGAGACGACGCAGCTCGACCTCTACGGGCTATGGGCGCCCTTCTCGGGGATATGGCCGACCTGCGGATGGATGTGCGATGGGTCGGTCTACCGGCTTCCCTTGTCGGCGCTCCTCACCAACGCTTCCGCATCTTCGCCCTCGCCCGGCGCGCTGTTCCGCACCCCGCTGGCGAGCGACTCATCGCGCGGCGGGGAGACACTCGATCAGGTGCGAGCCCGGCGTGGGACGATCGCGCTCTCGCACCAGATCATCGACTTCGCACTTCACGGGCCGGCTGGCTCGTCGAGCAGGCGAGCCGAGTCGGAGACGCTGTGGTCCCTGATCGACGGACTGTTCAACGCTGGGGACGCTACGCCGACGCCATCGCCCGCTGGGAACACATCACCGGACGACCCGCACCCGCGCCAGCGCTCCTGAACGACGGCGAAGGCCCGCGCCCAGCACCGGCATTCGTGGAGTGGCTGATGGGCCTGCCGACCGGCTGGGTCACTGCCAGCGACGAGTTGACGCAGAACCAGCAGATCACGGCACTTGGCAACGGGGTGCTACCGCTCCAGGCCGTGACCGCGCTTTCGCTGCTCACCGCCTGACCGGCTGGCGACTATGCGGGAGGTTCGTCCTCTGGTGTGCCCGGCGTCGTCCCGAGAGCGGCGAGGAGACGGGTCCGGATGCGCTGTTTGCGCTGCTCAAAGAACGCGGTGAAGTCGCCGAGGTCGAGTGGGAGCCCGTCGAGGTCGTTCTCGGCCAGGTATGTTGCCCGCTTTTCGTCGCTGGGGAACGCGGACTCAATCCATGCGGCAGGGAGGCTGTCTTGCTTCTCGATGTTCGCGGTACCTGCGAGGAGCTGGAGGTTGGGCAGGAGGTTCACGGCAGCCAGGTAGTCGTCGATCTTGTCGGCGGGAACACCTGCCTCGGTGAGCTTCTTCTTGGTGAAGCGCGACTTCGGGAAGATGTGGTCCTCGTGGAACTTCTTGCTCAGGTCCAGCCCGGGATACAGCACTGAGAGAACCGAGAACGTCCGCTGGCCGGCGTACTTGAGGTTCAGCAGTTCGTCGATCTCAGCGTTGTCGAACGCGAGGCTCTTGCCGACGGCTGCCATGGCCTCCTCGACCGCTGCTACCGGGAAGTCACCCTCCGCGTTCGTGCGGAGGACATCGCGGATGCGTGTCAGGAGGGTGTCGAGACCCGATCCCCAGATGCCGCGCTTGACCAGCGACCGGGTCACCCATCGTTGGAGGGCCAGCCTGTCGGCCGCGTCCGCGGTGGAATCGAGATAGGAGTCGCCCGCGCCTCGCAGATGCAGGTAATGCGCGACGGGCACGATCACGCTGTTCGCGGTGAGGTTGCGCTCGTTGTACCCGAACTGCTGCAGTAAGGTCGCGGCCCGGAGCAGGGCACCCTTGATCTGCGGCCAGGCCGCCTCGACCTTCGCCATGTTCCCTTGCGTGAAGTTGGTGACCTTAAACCGCACATCGACGTCAGCGATCGTCAGCGCTGTTTTCAGCACCACATCCTTCGAGAAAGAGAACTGTCGCCCGGCGTTGCTGTTGATCTCCGAGACCAGCGAGCGGACCTCTTCGCGGGCGTCCAGCTCTTGCCACTGGTTCGTAGCCATCGATAGCAGCAGGTCGGAGTACGACAAGGTCGTGCCGCCGCTGTTGACCCGGACGAAGATTTCCAGCACCTTGTCGGCATCCTGATCGGTGACCAGGAAGTAGTTCATCGGCTTCAAGACACGTACAGCCTCATACAGGTCGTAGAGCCGCTGGAAGGCGTCGGCCGAACCCGCGATCCCACGCTGCTCCAGTTCACGCATGATCGCCGGACCCGCGTTGGCGAGATCGAGCACCGCCCCGACGCGGAACCACTTGTTGGCCTCGCCTTCGGCAGGTGCCGCCTCCCGGTCCGTGAGAAACCGCAGGTCGTACTTCGTTCCGAGCTCTTCGTCGTCAGGCTCATCGACGAGGTTCAGGTAGAGACGCTTGACGGGGAACGCGTCAGCACTGTTCCACCACGCGTACTTCTTCTTCTCCGCGTAGCTGCCGTACAGGGCGATGTTCAACGAAGTGAGTCGCTGCTGCCCATCGAGGACAGCGGTGGTTCCGCTCCCGGAAGGCACCGTTGCCTTGTCTGCGTACGGGTTATCGCGCTCGTGGTAGTTCGTCAGGAACTCGTAGAACGTGTACGACTGGGCGGTCTCCGGCTTGACATCCCAGAGCAGGAACGAGCCGACCGGGTACCCGCGCATGAGGCTGTCGACGAGCTTGGTGATTTGGTCAGCACCCCAGACGAACTCACGCTGGATCGCAGGCATCAAGTACTCGCGCTTGTGGATGGCAGTGAGCATCTCCTCGATGCTGCGCGGGGTCTGAAACGACATGCGGTATCTCTCAGTCAGGCTGGCGGAAGGTCAGACGATGGTCTCGTCATCGATGGCGACCACGGTGTCGTAGAGGCCGTAGTGCCGCAGGCCCTTGTGGGATTCGATGCCGGTGTAGGACAGGGATGAG
Coding sequences:
- a CDS encoding nucleotidyltransferase domain-containing protein, coding for MSVTDAFKTFQDVVNADITHVREARTRRDLFKGAFGAEVDVKEVIASGSLARGTHKDPIHDVDVIVVFDQEEHPEWGTPGSSAADALDYTRGRVNALLGATNGTYDHAVRLARWRNHAVKCFLDDPDDPDAFTVDAMPALRRDGRLLIPEALSEDWVACDPEFLIAEVADRHAQWNKFAGTVRMLKWWAAEQDTKIKSLVMEVLALDFLPTDVNQPAAIKQFFVSACYHIEGGNEVADPAGLCGPIQPDIDYDAFADALRSARDNAIKAFQAQANNDTAAAIKHWGEVFGDDFPKPPASTGNPAPAVVPASPRPVKDTPQG
- a CDS encoding ThiF family adenylyltransferase, which codes for MLRRVPADDMYVVQTVETGKDIRLPAEVPREYAALRSGDPHHAAQWIRVATNDAHLHHLFLSRRPDISIGFKEFRELVPGVSDPGNNLGVVVTHDPDLPPELMEAGAPEFAGWAVRRDGVEPLPIEIEPEVLGLAQLTGKWPIEQLAANSILVVGCGSIGSAAAEALAGYGVGRVELVDPDRFLWHNMLRHTLGPESVGRFKVAAMKDHLAQHWPQQTVVAHRRDVVAEAHYIRPIVDRVDLVLCAADGIAPRRVVSHLSRRARKPAILACVLDNGSIGEVIRLRPTPRFGCLLCLRQQLADQGAMDAEADQELDYGTGRVHQPMTAVPPDLRYVGTFAAKVAIATLLESLHGDHTQQVPGEHAIIGLRPAGDLADPFDLSHAGDVRWSSIPRPRASCPTCSPA
- a CDS encoding Mov34/MPN/PAD-1 family protein, which produces MPDLLASMTTWREAPPVTITDVALSAIAREALRSADGLETGGILLGDDATDGIVVRHAGGPGPNATRGERTFMRDLDHARRLADFAWSEDRSQWIGEWHTHPTGGLSPSEVDLHSYMRHLHDPELGFDKFVAIIAGFDSSARVVAATWLVERDCIVAVVPERLHTAPAVNSAHASDAARHAASVAEEHKETP
- a CDS encoding SAVED domain-containing protein, producing MTSDSATPDPADPVFISYRQKDGTGVATELAWLLRTAGIPVWRDRDDLPPGDTEARLKQAIEAGISGGVLVTTPDVVNSRVVKTLEAPQLLELHRDHDVFALGIINSVKTEDDGTDYDAPDRLLEIRPGTLSGVDQQSAERDGLLALIRGLVWHRIASLRKRIEATDQTFHLSLQTRNTPQVYDRTGDELDIRLRPSDHERLPSADGLRDLKDTIGLLPDAVTRSGAHRLRVAGGAHLSVAFAVGAALPSSRIGHMDVIDQQGATWASDGEARFVTQPQVQIAAQGGDPSAITTGRPSVAVYVDLLPQRSDTAFTRYIEDHRPFLSAWRHLTSASGTLLDPADAGLIAADVAAHIRALSNDNSNAEVHLLLRCPFPLALLIGRLTNTLRVVVHEWDDSDPIDGEDYRARYVPTLRVRTSASSGVIEDVLLPDAS
- a CDS encoding relaxase domain-containing protein, giving the protein MTVSMRVMSAGDGYKYLLRTVAAADGDRTLSTPLTRYYVEAGTPPGQWLGSGVASLGKGQLAVGDRVSEAQLQLLMGMGRDPMTGDPLGHAFPAYKSVPERIEARIADLDPELSPGAKGEAVAQIEAEETERGRRRAVAGFDFTFSVPKSASALWAVADAGTQALIGQAHHAAVAEVVAFMEREVAATRSGATAGDGAVAQVDVTGLVATAFDHFDSRAGDPHLHTHVVISNKVQTVLDGKWRSLDGRPMHAAVVALSELHEAVFADHMTRTFGVEWEARDMGRDRNPAWAISTVPEELVQEFSTRARHIDAEKDRLIAEYVARHGRQPSTATIIRLRAQATLATRPEKQVRSLADLTAEWRTRATGVLGHDATGWARTITGNDKPLLLRADDVPLDAIGELGQSVVEVVGQKRSTWRRWNLMAEASRQTMGWRFATMQDREAVVAMIADAAEQASLRLTPPDLATSPAAFRRMDGTSVFRPKHSTVFSSELLLAAEDLLLDRSRTMTAPTVPVDTVERITGRPDNEGRMLGEDQADALMKIAVSGRMLDVLVGPAGAGKTTAMNALRRAWEKEHGTGSVVGLAPSAVAAQVLADDLGIATENTAKWWQNHLVHGTDFEAGQLIIIDEASLAGTLSLDRITHLAERAGAKVLLIGDYAQLQSVDAGGAFGLLVGDRDDAPELVDVHRFIHEWEKTASLALRHGRTQVIDTYLAHDRIHDGEAEAMTDAAYTAWRADRERGLTSVLVAETRDHVTALNQRARADLILDGALKPGREVELNDGTTAGAGDTIITRRNDRRLRNGKDWVRNGDTWTITGIRDDGSITIRKTGRRFGGSIDLPAAYVADHVDLGYAVTAHRAQGVTVDTAHVLVEPTTTRENFYVAMTRGKQANHAYVILDRADEHAHPHPGDTPDATGRSVMFGVLQHVGAELSAHETITTEQEQWGSIAQLAAEYETIAAAAQRDRWATLIRASGLTPEQADTAIESEAFGALTAQLRRAEANHHNLDTLLPRLVAARGLTDADDIASVLHYRVARATARPAGSGRARKTPRLIAGLIPAADGPMTDDMRQALDERREMIEARADAVLDTARETGEAWVQHLGEPPRDQRQAAAWRRYGRTVAAYRDRYGVTDDRPLGPPPQSTAQSIDAARARTAFDRARGFIIQASDVPQHSPGREDVERSL